A part of Candidatus Polarisedimenticolaceae bacterium genomic DNA contains:
- a CDS encoding DUF2785 domain-containing protein, with protein sequence MIAAVVLAAAASLDACTLPTTRDAAAWKSIAPSDAAFLELDALFASRDPDVRDGVGFETVVAWVYRERKVSDAALAAATARWRDHLRCGLGATGDDRVFLRSFSALALSIAAAADLKQPWRDKAAFDADLDAALTYLAGEKDLRGWVEGAGWAHAAAHTADWLKFLGRSPHLAPAQAARILEAIAAKLETTTEPFVRAEPERLAAAVVSLTRRKDFDVAAFASWANRLAALEAAVWKATPFDPAKHAAALNAKAALLSLYVGLDLSGAAEEAKAALAEALKR encoded by the coding sequence GTGATCGCCGCCGTCGTGCTCGCCGCCGCCGCCTCCCTCGACGCGTGCACCCTCCCGACGACGCGGGACGCCGCGGCGTGGAAGTCGATCGCGCCTTCCGACGCCGCGTTCCTCGAGCTCGACGCCCTGTTCGCCTCGCGCGATCCGGACGTGCGCGACGGCGTGGGGTTCGAAACGGTGGTCGCGTGGGTCTACCGCGAGCGGAAGGTCTCCGACGCCGCGCTCGCGGCGGCGACGGCGCGCTGGCGGGACCACCTGCGATGCGGCCTCGGAGCGACGGGGGACGACCGCGTGTTCCTGCGCTCGTTCTCGGCGCTGGCGCTGTCGATCGCCGCGGCCGCCGACCTGAAGCAGCCCTGGCGCGACAAGGCGGCGTTCGACGCCGACCTCGACGCGGCGTTGACGTACCTCGCCGGGGAGAAGGACCTGCGCGGCTGGGTCGAGGGGGCGGGCTGGGCGCATGCGGCCGCGCACACCGCCGACTGGCTGAAGTTCCTCGGTCGCAGCCCGCACCTCGCGCCGGCGCAGGCCGCGCGGATCCTCGAGGCGATCGCCGCGAAGCTCGAGACGACGACGGAGCCGTTCGTGCGCGCAGAGCCCGAGCGCCTGGCGGCGGCGGTGGTCTCCCTCACGCGGCGGAAGGACTTCGACGTCGCGGCGTTTGCATCCTGGGCCAATCGCCTGGCGGCGCTCGAGGCGGCGGTCTGGAAGGCGACGCCGTTCGATCCCGCGAAACACGCGGCGGCCCTGAACGCGAAGGCCGCGCTTCTGTCGCTTTACGTCGGCCTCGACCTGTCCGGCGCGGCGGAGGAGGCGAAGGCCGCCCTCGCGGAGGCGCTGAAGCGCTAG